In the Candidatus Cloacimonas acidaminovorans str. Evry genome, one interval contains:
- the dnaA gene encoding chromosomal replication initiator protein DnaA, which yields MDQDIWQNILDKLEENINPQSFKTWFSDTRLVDMNDRELMIRVATQFSANYLNQNYKEVLGEISYGLYGRKYDVQFITQPHRNHNKEKDVQDYSIKRVSANVRLNERYTFDEFVVGKNNNFAYSAAKAVAESPGYTYNPLFIYGESGMGKTHLMQAIGNYILKEGRNCSIYYITSEAFTNEMIDGIRSNKMPEFRAKFRKVDLLLMDDIHFLSRKEGTQEEFFHTFNALFENKKQIVLTSDRPPKDIPDLEKRLVTRFESGLLCDLKSPDFETRVAILRKKAEPENVVLSDAIFNFIADNITSSVRALEGSLIRILAFSSYNKLNPEDIDINLAAEILSDMISEKVHSITLDAITEKVCECYGITPAQLLEKTRKPQVAFPRQVAMYLANYLIPQLSLKDIAEYYNRKDHTTVLHAKKMVENQFREKEDFRIQLEEIIKNLKK from the coding sequence ATGGATCAGGATATTTGGCAGAACATATTAGATAAACTGGAGGAAAATATAAATCCTCAAAGTTTCAAAACCTGGTTTTCAGATACAAGATTAGTAGATATGAATGACAGGGAATTGATGATTAGAGTGGCAACTCAATTTTCGGCTAATTATCTGAATCAGAATTACAAAGAGGTTTTAGGAGAAATTTCTTATGGTCTTTATGGTCGGAAGTATGATGTTCAATTTATAACTCAGCCCCACCGTAATCACAATAAAGAAAAAGATGTTCAGGATTATAGTATTAAGCGGGTTAGTGCCAATGTAAGATTAAATGAGCGTTATACTTTTGATGAATTTGTAGTGGGTAAAAACAACAATTTTGCTTATAGTGCGGCAAAAGCGGTAGCAGAATCGCCTGGATATACCTATAATCCTCTTTTTATTTATGGTGAAAGCGGAATGGGAAAGACCCATTTGATGCAGGCAATTGGAAATTATATTTTGAAAGAAGGACGAAACTGTTCCATTTACTATATAACTTCCGAGGCGTTTACCAATGAAATGATTGATGGCATTCGCAGCAATAAAATGCCGGAATTCAGAGCAAAATTCAGAAAAGTTGACCTGCTTTTAATGGATGATATTCATTTTCTTTCCCGCAAAGAAGGAACGCAAGAAGAATTTTTCCACACCTTTAATGCCCTGTTTGAAAACAAAAAACAGATTGTGCTCACTTCCGACAGACCCCCCAAAGATATTCCCGATTTGGAAAAACGCTTGGTAACACGCTTTGAAAGCGGTTTGCTTTGCGATCTGAAAAGTCCTGATTTTGAAACCCGCGTTGCCATTTTAAGAAAAAAAGCGGAACCGGAAAATGTGGTTTTAAGCGATGCAATATTTAATTTTATTGCCGATAACATTACCAGCAGTGTGCGTGCTCTGGAAGGTTCTTTAATTCGTATTTTGGCATTTTCATCCTACAATAAACTTAATCCTGAAGACATAGATATTAATCTGGCAGCGGAAATTTTATCTGATATGATTTCGGAAAAGGTGCATTCCATAACTTTAGATGCTATAACGGAAAAGGTCTGTGAATGTTATGGAATTACACCTGCCCAGTTACTGGAAAAAACCCGCAAACCGCAAGTTGCTTTTCCCCGTCAGGTAGCAATGTATCTGGCAAATTATTTAATTCCTCAGCTCTCTTTAAAAGATATCGCGGAATACTATAACAGGAAAGATCATACTACGGTTCTCCATGCTAAAAAGATGGTGGAAAACCAGTTTCGGGAAAAAGAGGACTTCCGAATTCAGCTGGAAGAAATAATTAAAAACCTGAAAAAATAA
- a CDS encoding peptidylprolyl isomerase, with translation MKRFVLIPLILILLFACTKKEEKGIALAQVDKEILYLDDFKSTFSVEDWENLSPEIRKKYIEDWVNLTLLAHYADKQGLNKDQAVKQKINYASKKVKANALIAKRLSEIEVSEDQLFNYFRLHQAEFQKNAVEYNIRRIALMDKISAENVLQQLSQGMSFTEAVQRYSTEELKNRGGFMGMVSATGTDSLFWLKARELKENEYGLVYKEPMWYVFQVVESKITPQEANFEDYRAEIKRKVLLEKQDQVYQELIKEIKSQTSEIYYY, from the coding sequence ATGAAAAGATTTGTTTTAATACCTCTAATCCTTATCCTGTTATTTGCCTGCACTAAAAAAGAAGAAAAAGGCATTGCTTTAGCTCAGGTAGATAAAGAAATTCTCTATCTGGATGATTTTAAGTCCACTTTTTCGGTTGAGGATTGGGAAAATTTAAGCCCCGAAATAAGGAAAAAATACATTGAGGATTGGGTAAACCTAACTCTTTTAGCTCATTATGCCGATAAACAGGGCTTAAATAAAGATCAAGCAGTGAAACAAAAAATTAACTATGCAAGCAAAAAAGTGAAAGCCAATGCTTTAATTGCTAAACGCCTTTCTGAAATTGAGGTCTCGGAAGATCAGCTCTTCAACTATTTTCGTCTACATCAGGCAGAATTTCAAAAAAATGCAGTAGAATATAATATCCGGCGTATAGCTTTAATGGATAAGATTTCTGCGGAAAATGTTCTGCAACAATTAAGCCAGGGAATGAGTTTCACGGAAGCTGTGCAACGCTATTCAACAGAAGAACTTAAAAACAGAGGCGGATTTATGGGTATGGTTTCTGCCACCGGTACTGATTCTCTTTTCTGGTTAAAAGCACGCGAATTGAAAGAAAATGAATATGGCTTGGTCTATAAAGAACCAATGTGGTATGTTTTTCAGGTAGTGGAAAGTAAAATTACACCTCAGGAAGCTAATTTTGAAGATTATCGGGCAGAAATCAAACGCAAGGTTCTGCTGGAAAAACAAGACCAGGTGTATCAAGAATTAATTAAAGAAATCAAATCCCAAACCAGTGAGATTTATTATTACTAA
- a CDS encoding peptidylprolyl isomerase — translation MRKLAITLILLVLTLFLSAELIDKIVAKVGTDIILLSDLQKEMVQMQSVGLLEEDTDPRDVLDEMINQKLIIQKAKDLNITVNDEEIKVMAENYLKKVKAQYPSSSAFAADLKKSKLTESDLLQLYRDILTEQALSDQILKKEIINKVSVTEAEVINFYNATKDSLAVKPVSWDLGIIFREIKPNQKSKEAKLAEIKEIQTRLKNGEDFATLASTESDCPSKEVGGDLGFFKRGQMVKPFEDAAFALQLGEISDIVESEYGYHIIRLEEKRGNEIRARHILKALTPTAEDSLRERQLMEEIRNRYAKGESFASLAREYSMDQESREDGGSLGEFTERDLPSLFATQILQTPVGEMTPVLENQGMLYIFCRLKEYPPRIYKYEEVKDQAREMVLKRKQIDAFNAWIENLRREAYVQITL, via the coding sequence ATGCGAAAATTAGCAATAACCCTTATCCTGTTAGTTCTAACTTTATTTTTAAGCGCAGAACTGATAGATAAAATAGTAGCCAAAGTAGGAACCGACATTATTCTGCTTTCCGATTTACAGAAAGAAATGGTGCAGATGCAAAGTGTAGGTTTATTGGAAGAAGATACAGACCCCAGAGATGTTCTGGATGAAATGATAAATCAGAAATTAATTATCCAGAAAGCTAAAGACCTGAATATTACAGTTAACGACGAGGAAATAAAAGTAATGGCAGAGAACTATCTGAAAAAAGTAAAAGCTCAATATCCCAGTTCCTCAGCTTTTGCCGCCGACCTAAAAAAAAGCAAGCTTACAGAATCCGATTTACTGCAACTTTATAGAGATATACTAACTGAACAAGCACTCTCCGACCAGATTTTGAAAAAAGAAATAATTAACAAGGTCTCTGTTACGGAAGCAGAAGTGATAAATTTCTATAATGCTACCAAGGATTCCTTAGCCGTAAAACCCGTTTCCTGGGATTTAGGAATTATTTTCAGAGAAATAAAACCCAACCAGAAAAGCAAAGAAGCAAAACTGGCAGAAATAAAAGAAATTCAAACACGCCTGAAAAATGGTGAGGACTTTGCTACCCTCGCCAGCACGGAAAGTGACTGTCCCAGTAAAGAAGTTGGAGGTGACCTCGGTTTCTTTAAAAGAGGACAAATGGTTAAACCCTTTGAAGATGCTGCCTTTGCTTTACAGCTTGGAGAAATAAGCGACATCGTAGAAAGTGAATATGGCTATCACATTATCCGCTTAGAAGAAAAAAGAGGTAATGAAATCCGTGCCCGCCATATCTTAAAAGCCCTTACTCCTACAGCTGAAGATTCTTTACGCGAAAGACAACTGATGGAAGAAATCCGTAATCGCTATGCCAAAGGTGAAAGCTTTGCTTCTTTGGCAAGGGAATATTCTATGGATCAAGAAAGCAGAGAAGATGGCGGTTCTTTAGGAGAATTTACGGAAAGAGACCTCCCTTCCCTTTTTGCTACCCAAATTTTACAAACACCTGTAGGAGAAATGACTCCCGTTCTGGAAAATCAGGGTATGCTTTACATTTTCTGCCGCTTGAAAGAATACCCTCCCCGTATTTATAAATATGAAGAAGTAAAAGACCAAGCTCGGGAGATGGTTCTTAAAAGAAAACAGATAGATGCCTTTAATGCCTGGATAGAAAATTTACGGCGTGAGGCGTATGTACAAATAACTTTATGA
- a CDS encoding phosphatidylglycerophosphatase A family protein, with amino-acid sequence MTAEKPQKLNIYTFLATLCGIGFIPVMPGTFGSLLAYGIYMLFSGSPFQGKALFYALPALIALCLIAVFLSTKAEKTLGKDNGSIVIDEFCGYYVSVLCLPHSWLIGLYAFALFRVFDIAKPFPIKKVQELPGGWGVITDDIIAGIYTNILIQILTKIYPKFFGL; translated from the coding sequence ATGACTGCTGAAAAACCCCAAAAACTGAATATTTATACCTTTTTAGCAACGCTTTGCGGAATTGGCTTTATTCCTGTTATGCCGGGAACTTTTGGTTCTCTTCTTGCTTATGGAATTTATATGCTCTTTTCCGGTTCACCTTTTCAAGGGAAGGCACTGTTTTATGCTTTGCCTGCTTTAATAGCGCTTTGTTTAATAGCTGTTTTTTTAAGCACTAAAGCGGAAAAAACCCTGGGAAAAGATAACGGAAGTATTGTAATAGATGAATTCTGCGGTTATTATGTAAGCGTTTTGTGTTTACCTCATAGTTGGCTAATAGGTCTTTATGCTTTTGCCCTTTTCCGGGTTTTTGACATAGCTAAACCCTTTCCTATTAAAAAAGTTCAGGAACTTCCCGGTGGCTGGGGAGTTATTACAGATGATATTATTGCCGGAATTTATACCAATATACTTATTCAAATACTAACTAAAATATATCCAAAATTCTTTGGATTATAG
- the yajC gene encoding preprotein translocase subunit YajC: MNYILLQAAQKGTTQQGGAGTTLIFMIIMFVILYLLLIRPQQKKAKETQKMQDSLKVNDKVITSSGIYGRVVSIKPDKGIVVLEIDDTNKVRIDIQKNAIIGVVTTSEPEPEK, translated from the coding sequence ATGAACTACATATTACTACAGGCAGCCCAAAAAGGCACTACTCAACAAGGTGGTGCAGGCACAACTTTGATCTTTATGATCATAATGTTCGTTATTCTGTATCTCTTGCTTATCAGACCCCAACAAAAGAAAGCCAAGGAAACTCAAAAGATGCAGGATTCACTAAAAGTAAACGATAAAGTCATAACCAGTTCCGGAATCTATGGTCGCGTCGTTTCCATAAAACCCGATAAAGGAATTGTGGTTTTGGAAATTGATGATACCAATAAAGTGCGGATAGATATTCAAAAAAACGCCATCATAGGAGTTGTTACAACATCTGAACCCGAACCGGAAAAATGA
- the def gene encoding peptide deformylase → MKYKPKILPVRLYGDDFLRKKLPEIDYNTPGLPEFIEDLIYTMYARDGIGIAANQVGSFYRMIVIDPEQDNKLNKKSPIVMINPVIENKEGEVVYEEGCISLPDIFADVSRSKKITYSYTDRMGNRITETAEEIKAVVIQHEFDHLEGILFIDHLGTLDRLKIMHKLKKLQARAVNGQNILEGLTL, encoded by the coding sequence ATGAAATATAAGCCCAAAATCTTACCTGTGCGTCTCTACGGGGATGATTTTTTAAGAAAGAAACTGCCAGAAATTGATTATAATACTCCAGGCCTGCCAGAATTTATAGAAGATTTAATCTACACTATGTATGCAAGAGATGGAATAGGCATTGCTGCTAATCAGGTTGGCTCTTTCTACCGAATGATTGTTATAGACCCGGAACAGGATAATAAGTTAAATAAAAAAAGTCCGATAGTGATGATTAACCCTGTAATTGAAAACAAAGAAGGCGAAGTTGTTTACGAAGAGGGCTGTATCAGTTTACCTGATATCTTTGCAGATGTGTCACGCAGTAAAAAAATTACCTATTCCTACACGGATAGAATGGGAAATCGCATAACGGAAACCGCTGAAGAAATAAAGGCAGTAGTTATTCAACACGAATTTGACCATCTGGAAGGTATTTTATTTATTGACCATTTGGGAACTCTTGACCGCTTGAAAATAATGCACAAACTTAAAAAACTGCAGGCAAGAGCGGTTAACGGACAGAATATACTGGAAGGACTTACTTTATAA
- the fmt gene encoding methionyl-tRNA formyltransferase, with amino-acid sequence MRYLFIGSSDYGLPALNKLRQNGYEPSLIISQPAKPAGRNLHLTPTPISQYAIEQKLPLFTPMDINSAESITKMAEQKADIIVTAAFGEFINKKIRNLCPFGAVNLHPSLLPKYRGASPIQSAILNGETETGTTISLVSAKMDAGPILAQTKLSIAENETYSELKERLAEQAGDLLLQFWKKLITEKSLCGTKQDESKATYCYKITNKTCQIDWNKRTEEIHNQIRAFSLTPGAWTLFRYNKLKILCSEKTVEPANGEPGLICKIDKKRGFFVNCLDFKLLITKVQPAGKKVMEAVAFINGARLREKEKLGGEK; translated from the coding sequence ATGCGTTACCTGTTTATTGGTTCTTCAGATTACGGTTTACCAGCACTGAATAAATTACGGCAAAATGGTTATGAACCCTCTTTAATAATCAGCCAGCCAGCTAAACCTGCAGGACGCAATTTACACTTAACTCCTACTCCTATATCACAATATGCCATTGAACAAAAGCTACCGCTTTTTACTCCTATGGATATAAACTCTGCAGAAAGCATAACAAAAATGGCAGAACAAAAGGCAGATATAATAGTTACTGCTGCCTTTGGCGAATTTATAAATAAAAAAATCCGTAATCTCTGCCCTTTTGGAGCTGTAAATCTGCATCCTTCATTGCTGCCCAAATATAGAGGTGCCAGTCCTATTCAAAGTGCCATTTTAAATGGAGAAACCGAAACCGGAACTACAATATCCCTTGTTTCCGCAAAAATGGATGCAGGACCTATTCTGGCTCAGACAAAGCTTTCCATAGCTGAAAATGAAACTTACAGCGAACTGAAAGAACGCCTGGCAGAACAGGCAGGTGATTTACTACTCCAGTTTTGGAAGAAACTTATAACGGAAAAATCACTTTGCGGAACGAAGCAGGATGAAAGCAAGGCAACTTACTGCTATAAAATAACCAATAAAACCTGCCAAATTGACTGGAATAAAAGAACTGAGGAAATTCATAACCAAATTCGCGCTTTTTCTTTAACTCCCGGTGCCTGGACTCTGTTTAGATATAATAAATTGAAGATATTGTGTTCAGAAAAGACAGTAGAACCGGCAAATGGTGAACCGGGGCTTATTTGCAAGATAGATAAAAAGCGCGGTTTTTTTGTTAACTGTCTGGACTTTAAATTGCTTATTACTAAAGTTCAGCCGGCGGGAAAGAAAGTAATGGAAGCAGTTGCTTTTATAAACGGAGCCCGCCTTAGAGAAAAAGAAAAATTAGGAGGGGAAAAATGA
- a CDS encoding DUF116 domain-containing protein — translation MRKEYFSIIKFPVLVSFSLLIITLIFFFIVLGSYHRLGLSVWGNVLYTILFMVIVILIGTWILALVSTHKKIKPLWLRHYLSWMLVNIYYPLARVFGRICFQKMDTIQESFLYFNNEIVVTNYQGMHSSNLLLLLPHCLQSSNCKIRINNNIVECQECGGCDMAKMKALTKDYQIKTAVASGGSLARKLVNDTHPDIIIAVACNRDLTEGVRESWRYPVYAVLNERPKGPCFETTVSPAVIDFAIHKFVQ, via the coding sequence ATGAGAAAAGAATACTTTTCTATAATCAAATTCCCTGTGCTCGTCAGCTTTTCTTTGCTTATTATAACGCTCATCTTCTTCTTTATAGTGTTAGGCAGTTATCACCGTTTAGGTCTTTCTGTCTGGGGAAATGTGCTCTATACAATACTCTTTATGGTGATTGTAATTCTAATCGGCACTTGGATTTTAGCTCTTGTCAGCACCCACAAAAAAATCAAGCCCCTTTGGTTGAGACATTATCTTTCCTGGATGCTGGTGAATATCTATTATCCTTTAGCGAGAGTTTTTGGCAGGATTTGTTTTCAAAAAATGGACACCATACAGGAGTCATTTCTCTATTTTAATAATGAAATTGTAGTTACCAACTATCAGGGAATGCATTCTTCCAATCTGCTTTTACTTTTGCCTCATTGCCTGCAAAGTTCCAATTGCAAAATTCGTATTAATAACAACATTGTAGAATGTCAGGAATGCGGTGGCTGTGATATGGCTAAAATGAAGGCCTTAACCAAGGACTATCAGATTAAAACTGCAGTTGCCAGTGGCGGTTCTTTGGCAAGAAAATTGGTAAATGATACTCATCCGGATATTATAATTGCTGTTGCCTGCAATCGGGACTTAACAGAAGGAGTTCGTGAAAGCTGGCGTTACCCTGTTTATGCAGTTTTGAATGAACGCCCCAAAGGTCCTTGTTTTGAAACCACTGTAAGTCCTGCAGTAATTGACTTTGCCATCCATAAATTTGTTCAATAA
- a CDS encoding S1C family serine protease produces the protein MKRINLFTIILILLLNAFITMALINKYGNKTPETDTFVSQGTSQPSKASSAKRINSITEAVKAVEPAVVSINVIKTEYVRAVSPFGLGFFDFFGSIPLLRQIESIGSGVIYDPKGYIVTNAHVVSGATQIKVILPDKREFSGTVAGIDEIHDVAKVKITGNNLPVAEMGNSNDLIIGEWSIALGNPYGFLMNDSKPSVSVGVISAVNRNFAARQDRHEYKSMIQTDAAINPGNSGGPLVNINGEVVGINTFIFSENGGNIGIGFAIPINSVKTILAKI, from the coding sequence TTGAAACGCATCAATCTCTTCACAATAATCCTTATTCTATTGCTTAATGCCTTTATTACTATGGCTTTAATCAATAAATACGGAAACAAAACACCAGAAACCGATACTTTCGTTTCGCAGGGAACTTCTCAACCGAGTAAAGCCTCTTCTGCCAAAAGGATAAATTCTATTACCGAAGCTGTAAAAGCAGTGGAGCCGGCAGTTGTTAGCATCAATGTTATAAAAACGGAATATGTGCGAGCCGTATCTCCTTTTGGTTTGGGTTTTTTTGATTTCTTCGGTTCCATACCTTTACTGCGTCAGATAGAGTCCATTGGCAGCGGTGTTATTTATGATCCTAAAGGTTACATCGTTACCAATGCCCATGTAGTTAGTGGAGCTACTCAAATTAAAGTTATTTTACCTGATAAACGCGAATTTTCCGGAACCGTTGCCGGAATTGACGAAATTCACGATGTTGCCAAAGTAAAAATCACCGGAAATAATCTTCCTGTTGCCGAAATGGGCAATTCCAACGATTTAATTATCGGAGAATGGAGTATTGCTTTAGGTAATCCTTATGGTTTTTTAATGAATGATTCCAAGCCCAGTGTTTCTGTAGGAGTGATTTCTGCTGTGAACCGTAATTTTGCTGCCCGTCAAGACAGGCATGAATATAAATCTATGATTCAAACGGACGCTGCTATCAATCCTGGAAATAGTGGTGGTCCCCTTGTTAATATCAATGGAGAAGTAGTTGGTATTAATACCTTTATCTTTTCCGAAAATGGAGGCAATATCGGTATCGGCTTTGCTATTCCTATAAATTCCGTAAAGACCATTTTAGCAAAGATATGA
- a CDS encoding metallophosphoesterase: protein MNRKYTLFLLILLSCGLLFAQTALSCYDIQYNPEGGGDSPYLDQIVTVQGIVSGVTYYSGSGYNNYGFFISDPTGGPWSGLFIYNQTYHPALGDFVRVTGTVKEYYGLTEISQVSSLLVLSQGNPLPAPTEINTGSLDNFSSGEQWESVLVKVVNVTVTVEPNSYQEFYVDDGSGQCQIDNQFFGSNHSWNNITLGQVYSEIIGIVDYSYSYYAINPRSETDMISGANTVTLAIPHQSVGLHSSVSVPINAYRIETAQNYQSYSFSISFNPHILNYESINTAGTLSQAGNVIASAESGVLSVSYQSNSSLSGQGILLKLNFYAANTGTTALTFSDVIFGTDVIQSCINGSVTVNSSYNSPGDTLTVIQRPLLNIPEIVVPGETLKITCLAPQNTSNWNAWLRHNNKRLNLLITNSQWLTLPNRWELTTTVPSVPVYELYDLEVSASGGISDITANAVQVIPSRKNNYYFVHITDSHMPNRLYYPNAGFDADSTAVEDFRAVMDDINIIHPEFVLFTGDLVNEGELEGFANQYWFGWTQKLLTEFEVPVYVTAGNHDIGGWNQTPPPAGSARKNWWKYFGWSWLNNEDLSFPYHTQDYYFTYNNTVFIGLESYDNYDYWRPAIYGETSYTDQQIAWLNNTLSLFPNYKKVLFHHYDFKEQLFLSSLGIDLSLWGHIHSNNGSIYTYPYNLATRSVCDGNRAYRVIRVNNEQLTPYATIYAGATGNNLSVQFYPSNYGVADSVKAIIINNQPLAFENAQLKFIMPQRDTGYNVSGGTLTQVDKSGNYNICYVRVSLSANSTSTVTVTENGVEISDPVQVPVVFTIKSVYPNPLVKQGNLQVISDKTFPELHLQLFNLRGQLVYQECLKGISQGESHLSFTLPDSLASGIYFLRFREDKTQIHKILILQR from the coding sequence ATGAATAGAAAATATACCTTATTTCTGCTGATATTGCTTTCCTGCGGTTTGCTTTTTGCCCAAACAGCACTCAGTTGCTATGATATTCAGTATAATCCTGAGGGGGGAGGCGATTCACCTTATTTGGATCAAATTGTTACCGTTCAAGGAATTGTAAGTGGCGTTACCTATTATTCCGGAAGCGGTTATAACAATTACGGTTTCTTCATTAGTGATCCAACAGGGGGTCCCTGGAGCGGATTATTTATCTATAATCAAACCTATCATCCCGCTTTAGGAGATTTTGTGCGCGTAACGGGAACGGTAAAAGAATATTACGGCTTAACGGAAATTTCGCAGGTATCTTCCCTTCTGGTTTTAAGCCAGGGCAATCCTCTTCCTGCACCCACTGAAATAAATACCGGTTCTCTGGATAATTTCAGCAGTGGAGAACAATGGGAAAGCGTTTTGGTGAAGGTAGTAAATGTTACCGTAACAGTTGAACCCAATAGTTATCAGGAGTTTTATGTAGATGACGGCAGCGGGCAATGCCAGATAGATAATCAATTCTTTGGCTCTAATCACAGCTGGAATAATATTACATTAGGACAGGTCTACAGCGAAATAATCGGGATTGTGGATTATTCCTACAGCTACTATGCCATCAATCCGCGTTCGGAAACAGATATGATTTCAGGAGCTAACACAGTAACTTTGGCTATTCCTCATCAATCAGTCGGTTTGCACAGTTCCGTTTCCGTTCCTATAAATGCTTATCGAATAGAGACAGCGCAGAATTATCAATCCTATTCTTTCAGCATTTCTTTCAATCCCCATATTCTGAATTATGAATCAATCAACACTGCAGGCACTTTATCCCAGGCAGGAAATGTAATTGCTTCTGCGGAAAGTGGAGTGTTATCTGTTTCTTATCAAAGCAATTCAAGTTTAAGCGGGCAGGGAATTCTTTTAAAACTGAATTTTTACGCTGCCAATACAGGAACGACTGCGCTAACTTTTTCGGATGTAATATTCGGAACCGATGTAATTCAAAGCTGTATCAATGGAAGTGTAACTGTAAATAGCAGTTATAATTCACCTGGCGATACTTTAACCGTTATCCAGCGTCCTCTTCTCAATATTCCGGAAATAGTTGTTCCCGGAGAAACATTAAAAATAACCTGTTTAGCCCCTCAAAATACAAGCAACTGGAATGCCTGGCTGAGACATAATAATAAACGACTGAATTTACTGATTACAAACAGCCAATGGTTAACTTTGCCAAACCGTTGGGAACTTACAACAACGGTTCCTTCTGTTCCTGTTTATGAATTATACGATTTGGAGGTCTCTGCCAGTGGAGGTATAAGCGATATTACAGCTAATGCTGTTCAGGTTATTCCCAGCCGAAAAAACAATTACTATTTTGTCCATATAACAGATTCGCATATGCCCAATCGTCTGTATTATCCTAATGCAGGTTTTGATGCTGATTCTACTGCCGTAGAGGATTTTAGAGCTGTGATGGACGACATTAATATTATTCATCCCGAGTTTGTTCTTTTTACCGGCGATTTAGTTAACGAAGGAGAGCTGGAGGGCTTTGCCAATCAATATTGGTTTGGCTGGACGCAAAAATTGCTCACCGAATTTGAAGTTCCGGTTTATGTTACTGCCGGAAATCATGATATTGGCGGTTGGAATCAAACCCCTCCTCCTGCAGGAAGTGCCCGAAAAAACTGGTGGAAATATTTTGGTTGGAGCTGGCTGAATAATGAAGACCTGAGCTTTCCCTATCATACACAGGATTACTATTTTACCTATAATAATACTGTTTTTATAGGGTTAGAGAGCTATGACAATTATGATTACTGGCGACCAGCTATTTATGGCGAAACAAGCTATACTGATCAGCAAATTGCCTGGCTGAATAATACCCTTTCTCTTTTTCCGAACTACAAAAAGGTTCTTTTCCACCATTACGATTTTAAGGAACAGCTTTTTCTTTCCTCGTTGGGAATAGATCTGTCTCTTTGGGGTCATATTCATTCCAATAACGGTTCAATCTATACTTATCCCTATAATTTAGCTACGCGTAGCGTTTGTGATGGCAACCGTGCTTATCGGGTTATTAGAGTTAATAATGAACAATTGACCCCTTATGCCACAATTTATGCCGGAGCAACAGGCAATAACCTTTCTGTTCAATTTTATCCTTCCAATTATGGAGTAGCGGATAGTGTGAAGGCAATTATTATCAATAATCAGCCCCTTGCTTTTGAAAATGCTCAGCTGAAATTTATTATGCCTCAACGAGATACGGGTTATAATGTTTCAGGAGGAACTCTTACCCAGGTAGATAAGAGTGGCAATTATAATATCTGTTATGTTCGTGTTTCCCTTTCTGCCAATAGCACTTCCACTGTTACCGTAACAGAAAACGGAGTGGAAATATCCGACCCTGTTCAAGTTCCTGTTGTCTTCACAATAAAATCCGTTTATCCCAATCCTTTGGTAAAGCAGGGAAATCTGCAAGTTATTAGCGATAAAACATTTCCGGAGCTGCACCTGCAGCTTTTTAACCTGAGAGGGCAACTGGTTTATCAAGAATGCCTAAAAGGAATTTCTCAAGGGGAAAGTCATCTTTCTTTTACCTTACCCGATTCCTTAGCCAGCGGAATTTACTTTCTGCGTTTTCGGGAAGATAAAACCCAAATTCACAAAATCCTCATTTTGCAAAGGTAA